Proteins from a genomic interval of Candidatus Omnitrophota bacterium:
- a CDS encoding sugar phosphate isomerase/epimerase, with protein sequence MERRHFLGTGLTAALAFNAGIGSAASASECCAMMGGKSGMKIGLILYTIRDHLKTADEYEPTLAKVKEMGYDVVELAGGAEIETSKLAAILQKNELCAVAAHASWPTMYKDPQKEIDKYKQLNCNHLVVSSMPNEFPRDANGYKEFAKAASEVGAKLLEAGMTLSYHNHSFEFEKFDGITGLEILRMYSIPKYFHFEIDTYWVQHGGGDPVDWICKVSGRVPTVHLKDMVKFKDQQIFAEVGEGNMNWPAILGACLKSNVVYGLVEQDVCQRDSLESAAISCKNLKSWGFS encoded by the coding sequence ATGGAACGCAGGCATTTTCTAGGAACGGGATTGACGGCGGCGTTGGCTTTCAATGCGGGGATAGGATCGGCGGCGAGCGCCAGCGAATGCTGCGCCATGATGGGAGGAAAGAGCGGCATGAAAATCGGATTGATTCTCTATACCATTCGCGATCACTTGAAGACCGCCGACGAGTACGAACCGACCTTGGCTAAAGTGAAGGAAATGGGATATGACGTCGTCGAACTGGCGGGCGGCGCGGAAATTGAAACATCGAAACTGGCCGCCATTTTGCAAAAGAACGAGCTGTGCGCCGTCGCTGCTCACGCTTCCTGGCCGACGATGTACAAAGATCCCCAAAAGGAAATCGACAAATACAAGCAACTGAATTGCAATCATCTCGTCGTCAGCAGCATGCCTAACGAGTTTCCCCGCGACGCCAACGGCTATAAAGAATTCGCCAAAGCCGCCAGCGAAGTGGGCGCGAAGCTCCTGGAAGCGGGGATGACGCTTTCTTATCACAACCACAGTTTCGAATTCGAGAAATTCGACGGCATTACCGGGTTGGAAATATTACGCATGTACAGCATACCCAAATATTTCCATTTCGAAATCGATACGTACTGGGTGCAGCATGGCGGCGGAGATCCAGTCGATTGGATCTGCAAAGTCAGCGGCCGCGTTCCCACGGTTCATTTGAAGGATATGGTGAAATTCAAGGATCAACAAATTTTCGCCGAGGTAGGCGAAGGCAATATGAACTGGCCCGCCATTCTCGGCGCTTGCCTGAAATCGAATGTCGTTTACGGCCTCGTCGAGCAGGACGTCTGCCAGCGCGATTCTCTGGAAAGCGCCGCCATCAGTTGCAAGAACCTGAAGTCGTGGGGATTCAGTTGA
- a CDS encoding prepilin-type N-terminal cleavage/methylation domain-containing protein encodes MKRKSDSFTLIELLIVVAIIGVLAAIAVPNFLNAQLRAKITRAYSDMEAIAKCLDMYNLDRNSFPTSNYVERYPTRPFRRLTTPIAYLSSFPQDPFRQGSSVQTHNLYTTSGPDYTYYMCDDTDAYDGPNTINKPTRRADYKTSFDWFMISPGPSPGDKWIFYDISNGLSSQGYVYHSNSKEEKNARSGGYQFH; translated from the coding sequence ATGAAGAGAAAATCGGACTCCTTTACCTTGATCGAACTGTTAATCGTAGTAGCCATTATCGGCGTGCTGGCGGCCATCGCCGTACCCAATTTCCTCAACGCCCAACTCCGCGCCAAGATCACTCGCGCTTACAGCGATATGGAAGCCATCGCTAAATGTCTCGATATGTACAATTTAGATCGCAACAGTTTTCCCACGAGCAATTACGTCGAACGCTATCCCACGCGCCCCTTCCGCCGCTTGACGACGCCCATCGCTTACTTGAGCAGTTTCCCTCAAGACCCATTTCGGCAAGGCTCCAGCGTCCAAACTCATAATCTATATACAACGTCCGGCCCCGATTATACCTATTACATGTGCGACGATACGGACGCCTATGACGGTCCCAATACGATCAACAAGCCGACGCGGCGCGCCGATTATAAAACCTCGTTCGATTGGTTTATGATAAGCCCGGGTCCTTCGCCTGGCGACAAATGGATATTCTACGACATCAGCAACGGCCTTTCTTCCCAAGGCTACGTCTATCATTCCAACAGCAAGGAAGAAAAGAACGCCCGCTCCGGCGGCTATCAATTCCATTAA